GGTGTACGACGCTGGCCGTCGCTCATCCGCCGAAGTCATCCAGCATGATGTTCTCCGGCTCGACGCCCAGGTCGGTGAGCATCTTGATCACCGAGGCGTTCATCATCGGTGGCCCGCACATGTAGTACTCGCAGTCCTCGGGTGCCGGGTGGTCCTTGAGGTAATTCTCGTAGAGCACGTTATGGATGAAGCCGGTGGGGCCTTCCCAGTTATCCTCGGGCTGCGGATCCGACAACGCCAGGTGCCACTCGAAGTTGTCGAACTCCTCGGCCAGCTGGTCATACTCGTCATTGTAGAAAGTCTCGCGCCAGGAGCGCGCGCCGTACCAGAACGAGATCTTGCGCTTGGATTCGAGGCGCTTGAGCTGGTCGAAGATATGACTGCGCATCGGTGCCATGCCGGCGCCACCGCCGACGAAGACCATCTCGGCATCGGTGTCCTTGGCAAAGAACTCGCCGAATGGTCCCATCACCGTGATCTTGTCGCCCGGCTTCAGGCTGAATACGTAGGTCGACATCAGCCCCGGCGGATGGCTGGAGTCGGGCGGCGGCGTGGCGATCCGGATGTTGAACTTGAGAATGCCCTTTTCTTCCGGGTAATTGGCCATCGAGTAGGCGCGAATCACTTCTTCTTCGTCGTTCTTGTGGGAGACGTTGAAGAGATTGAATTTCTCCCAGTCGCCGCGGTATTCCTCGTCGATATCGAAATCGGAGAACTTGATGTCGTAGGACGGCGCCACCAGCTGCACGTAGCCGCCGGCGCGGAAGTCGACGTTCTCGCCCTCCGGCAGCTTGAGGTTGAGCTCCTTGATGAAGGTGGCGACGTTAGGGTTCTCGATGACCTCGCATTCCCACTTCTTGACGCCGAAGACCTCTTCGGGAACCTCGATGCGCATGTCCTGCTTGACCGGCACCTGACAGGAGAGCCGCCAGCCCGCCTTCTTCTCGCCCATGGTGAAGTGCGACTCCTCGGTCGGCAGGATCGAGCCGCCGCCCTCGGTGACCCGGCACTTGCACTGGGCGCAGGAGCCGCCGCCACCGCAGGCGGAGGACAGGAAGATGCCGTTGGACGCCAGGGTCTGCAACAGCTTGCCGCCGGCCTGTGTCGTCAGGGTGTTGTCGGGGTCCTCGTTGATCTGGATCGTCACGTCGCCGCTGCTGACCAGCCGGCTGCGCGCGGCCAGGATGATCGCCACCAGGCCAATGACGACCACGGTGAACATGACCACGCCGAGCACGATAATCGATGTATCGACCATGTCGAATTCCTATATCTCGTTGTACTTACAGCTGAATGCCGGAAAAGGACATGAAGCCCAGAGACATCAGGCCAACGGTGATGAAAGTGATTCCCAGCCCGCGCAGGCCGGCCGGCACGTCGCTGTACTTGAGTTTCTCGCGGATGCCCGCCAGCGCGGCGATAGCCAGGGTCCAGCCGGCGCCGGCGCCGAAGCCATAGATAACCGATTCGGCGAAGCTGTAGTCGCGCTGCACCATGAACAGCGACGCGCCGAGGATCGCGCAGTTCACGGTAATCAGCGGCAGAAAGACCCCCAGCGCGTTGTAGAGCGCCGGCACGAACTTGTCGAGGAACATCTCGAGGATCTGCACGATCGCCGCGATCACGCCGATATAACTGAGCAGCCCGAGAAACGACAGATCGATGCTCGCCGCCCCTTCGATACCGGTCCAGCTCAGCGCCCCCTCCTTCAGCAGGTAATTCAGGATCAGGTTGTTGACCGGCACGGTGATCGCCAGCACCACGATCACGGCGATGCCCAGCCCGATGGCCGAGGAAACCTTCTTCGATACCGCCATGAAGGTACACATGCCAAGGAAGAAGGCCAGTGCCATGTTCTCGACGAACACGGCCTTGATGAACAGGCTCAGGTACTGTTCGAACATTTTACACGGCCTCCTTGACCTTGGTGTTGGTCGTGATCTTGAACTCGTTCTCCTCGACCTGTTCGGGATTGAGGCTGCGCAGCCCCCAGATGATCAGGCCGATGACGAAGAACGCCGAGGGCGGCAGCAGCATCAGGCCGTTGGTCACGTACCAGCCACCCTCATTGACGGGTGCCAGCACCGTGTAGCCGAACACCGAGCCGGAGCCGAACAGTTCGCGGAAAAAGCCCACGACCAGCAGCATGACGGTATAGCCCAGGCCATTGCCGACACCGTCGAGAAAGCTGATCACCGGGCCATTCTGCATGGCAAAGGCCTCGGCACGCCCCATGACGATGCAGTTGGTGATGATCAGGCCGACGAACACCGACAGCGATTTGGAGATTTCATAGGCATAGGCCTTGAGGACCTGGTCGACGACGATGACCAACGAGGCGATGATCGTCATCTGCACGATGATGCGAATCGACGAAGGAATCTGGCTACGAATCAGCGATACAAAGAAACTCGAAAAGGCGGTGACGGCAATGACCGCCAGGCTCATGACCAACGACGTGCTCATGGAATTGGTCACTGCCAGCGCACTGCAGATACCCAGAATCTGCAGTGCAATCGGGTTGTTCTTGAAGATCGGCGTGGTCAGCACGCCTTTGGGCGTATAGGCAGCCATGGCTTACGCTCCTTGCGTCGTGGCGCGAAAACGAGCCAAGTACTCGGCGAAGCCGGCGTCACTCAGCCAGAATTGCAGAAGATTGG
The genomic region above belongs to Halomonas zincidurans B6 and contains:
- the nqrE gene encoding NADH:ubiquinone reductase (Na(+)-transporting) subunit E; this translates as MFEQYLSLFIKAVFVENMALAFFLGMCTFMAVSKKVSSAIGLGIAVIVVLAITVPVNNLILNYLLKEGALSWTGIEGAASIDLSFLGLLSYIGVIAAIVQILEMFLDKFVPALYNALGVFLPLITVNCAILGASLFMVQRDYSFAESVIYGFGAGAGWTLAIAALAGIREKLKYSDVPAGLRGLGITFITVGLMSLGFMSFSGIQL
- the nqrF gene encoding NADH:ubiquinone reductase (Na(+)-transporting) subunit F, which gives rise to MVDTSIIVLGVVMFTVVVIGLVAIILAARSRLVSSGDVTIQINEDPDNTLTTQAGGKLLQTLASNGIFLSSACGGGGSCAQCKCRVTEGGGSILPTEESHFTMGEKKAGWRLSCQVPVKQDMRIEVPEEVFGVKKWECEVIENPNVATFIKELNLKLPEGENVDFRAGGYVQLVAPSYDIKFSDFDIDEEYRGDWEKFNLFNVSHKNDEEEVIRAYSMANYPEEKGILKFNIRIATPPPDSSHPPGLMSTYVFSLKPGDKITVMGPFGEFFAKDTDAEMVFVGGGAGMAPMRSHIFDQLKRLESKRKISFWYGARSWRETFYNDEYDQLAEEFDNFEWHLALSDPQPEDNWEGPTGFIHNVLYENYLKDHPAPEDCEYYMCGPPMMNASVIKMLTDLGVEPENIMLDDFGG
- a CDS encoding NADH:ubiquinone reductase (Na(+)-transporting) subunit D; the encoded protein is MAAYTPKGVLTTPIFKNNPIALQILGICSALAVTNSMSTSLVMSLAVIAVTAFSSFFVSLIRSQIPSSIRIIVQMTIIASLVIVVDQVLKAYAYEISKSLSVFVGLIITNCIVMGRAEAFAMQNGPVISFLDGVGNGLGYTVMLLVVGFFRELFGSGSVFGYTVLAPVNEGGWYVTNGLMLLPPSAFFVIGLIIWGLRSLNPEQVEENEFKITTNTKVKEAV